GTTGATAATTCTACTTTCCTCATATAGAAGAAGCTAAGCGTATcttgtttatgaataatattcttaaaaaagtttcttcctttttttttgggtttcttgTTTCATTCTTTCACCATACATTTGATAAATGCAGCTCAGCTTCGGTATGTGAAGGAAGCCGAAGAGATTAGACTCAAGATGCAACCTTTAGAGCTTATCAAAAGAGTAACCTACCTACAACACTATTACATTTGTGTCACACATCTCTTAAGCCCTCTCTGCTTCTCTTTACTCTTAGCATTTGGATCTATTATAGGTCCGAGAAATTGAACAAGAGTCATCTGCTGGACAAGAGACAGAGCAGGAGAAGGATGTGAAGCAGAACACTGCCGTTGATCTCTCTAAACGCCTCAAAGATTTCCGCTCCCTTAACGATGCCTCCAGCTTGAAAGGTACAAAACAAAATGGCAACAATCTCTTTGTTCATGCTAAAACAAAACTGCACATGAAGAAGGTTTTTGATATGTTTGTTACACAATATTCTTCTATAGCATTGGAAGAATGGCGAAAGCGAAAAATGGAACGAGCAAGACAACGTGATCTTGAGAAAACCGGAGGACTTTCTTCATCCAAAACATCATAAAAACACTACTAACTAACTCTCAAGAagatatcaatatatattatcatgGCTGCTCCTTGCTGCTACTAAAACCATTCGTATAGTGTAATACACAGACACAATGCTTTGAAAGGAAAAGTATCTAAGCATGTAATGTTTCCTACATTGAACTTCACAATCTTGTTTACACCGCAAAACTTTCAGTAAATGATAGAAGATCACAAGTCAATCAATAGTTATAAATATTTCTCCCAATACATGGCTCACCTATCATATAAATGGATGTTAATTAACTCCAGGAGGaataactataaataatttgCTGACAAAGTAATCGTTACCAATACACGGCACATTTAATATGATAAAAAGCACAAGGAGATAATATAAagaaatcacttggagattcGAGCGCAGGCTATATCCAACACTTTGGACCAACCTCGCGGCACGTGTTCCACCACCTGTTACCAGCTAAACACAGAAGGTCCTCTGTGCACGGCACGTGTTCCTCGCCAACAAACCGTCTAAGCTTCGTGTATTTAAAACTATGTCGCATACCACCTCAACTGATCCATCACCGAATACGTAAAGCTTTGTTGGATAAGCGTAAAAGAAGTGAGGTCTCAAGAGAAAAAATGGCGACTGTGGGAAGAAACATTGCTGCACCATTACTGTTCTTGAATCTGATCATGTACCTTATTGTGCTTGGTTTCGCAAGTTGGTGTCTCAACAGATACATCAATGGTCAAACTAACCACCCAAGTATAACTTCTCTCTGAATctctctatttatatatatatatataaaatgatcattttaCTATTTTACTTGAAATCATTAGTATTGTTACTGACTCTATGTTTTGTTATAAAACTAACTAGGCTTTGGAGGCAATGGAGCAACACCCTTCTTCTTGACGTTTTCGATTTTAGCAGCCGTTATAGGCATAGCGTCAAAGCTGGCCGGAGCTAACCATATCAGGTTCTGGAGGAACGATAGTCTTGCGGCCGCAGGATCTTCCTCTATAGTTGCATGGGCCGTCACCGCTCTTGCCATGGGGTAATAGCTAATATCATACTTATATATGTAGTATCTTTATATCAAAATGattattattcttttcttttttttttgttgggacTAAGGTTGGCATGCAAGCAAATAAACATAGGAGGATGGAGAGGGTGGAGGTTGAGGATTATTGAAGCCTTCATCATAATCCTAACGTTCACGCAGTTGCTTTACGTCTTGTTGATCCATGCTGGTGTATTCAGCAGCAAGTACGGTCCTGGATATAGAGATCGTGACTACGCTACAGGTCAAGGTCATGGTCACGTGCCAGGCACTCATGCAGGCGAGCACAAAGCTGGTGTTGGAACCACCACTATGGCCGTTTAGAGTCGCTGTTGTAGTGCTTTTGTAatcgtataaatttgaataataaacGATAAAGATGTAGGTTCCTTTTTTTACCTTATCAGTTTATGTAATAATGTGTTCCTTTGTTATTTTTATGGATTTGTGTTTTCttatgcaaaaatgaaaatcTCATTATAAACAACATATACATTATTCTAATGTATATGACCTTACGCTATCTTTGTGCTTCTTCTGACCCTCGTCCTCGTCTATAAGCTACACTTTCTTGACGCACTACTTTCTCAACTCTTCTACTACTACTCCTGCTTCTCGTACTTAAACCTCTCTTCGCTCCCTTCTCAACCACAGGCTCAGACATTGGGACAAAGTGCATGAAACACAAGGGTACCAACGCCGCTAAAGACTGTACTATAATCCCTGAAGGCAAGTTCGAATAGTTACTAGACGTTATACCTATCACATTAGCTAATCCTACTCCCAAGAAAGCGCTAACAATCTGTGATAGACACAGACATGAAGCGAGAAACGATGTGAGCGATCCTTCACAGCCTTGAGGACACATGTTGGCTAACCGAACCGCAAAGGGGAGGATCTTGAACTGTGCGAGGATCTCAGCTAAGCTGGAGAAACAAAGGACAAAGACCTCGTTGGAGATACCAACTCCGAGGTTTATTTGCTTCACCAAAACATAGTCGAGGAGGATTGATAACGCGTATAGGATCTGGACTATATGGATGAGTGGTCTCATGGGGAGTGTCTTTAAGTATCGGTCGTAGACCACGGTTAGACAAAGAAGCATCACTTGTCCAATCACTTTGGACATTCCTATAACCGAAGGGTCCAAGTTCAGAACTTGCGTTTGGTAACAGAACACTGACCCCGAGAGAAGTGGGACCATTGAGATGGACACTACCGCCCAAATCATAGGCTGTGAGATGTCCTCCTCCTGGATAGCTTCCATGAGATTAGACAACTGTTTCTTTACACTCATCACAACCGAGCTTGTCTCTTTCCTCCGTGGCAAACCAAAGGATTCTTCCTTCGAAGACAAGGAGACAAGGAGCTGAAGAGACAAGACCGCGGTGAAGACAAGGAAGGAGATCTTTGGAGGTGTTCTGAGTAAGAGATATCCTCCAAGCAAGTTCCCTAAGACTCCACCAGCTGCTGAAGCCATGAGGGCGTAGGACTGAAGACCGTTTATTCTGTATCTCAGACCGTATTCAGCGACTAGAGCGTCTTTTGCAACCTCGGTGATGGATGCACCAAGGTTACTGAGCAGGGCACATGCTATAAGAGAAGGAAGAACTTCTCTAGCTCCTTGGAAGAGTGCCATTGTGCCCCATGCTAGTACCTGCAGCGACACTGATACAATAAAAACATTCAGACCATTTTGAAAGGGAGCAGACAAAGACAGAGAGACTTTGTGTTATGAACTAACCCGAATCAACagaagaaaatttttttttaaaacaaaactgtaTTAAGACAGACCTGTTTTAAGGTTTTTATATTGATTATGcgaatcaaataaatttataacccATTAGACACGTATttataacaatgtataaaaagCAACATTATTTATCATGTCGATTATGcgaatcaaataaatttataacccCTAAAATCCGATTTCATTTTTAGATCTTTatctagaaaaaataaattttcctAATTAGTATAAACTAAGTTCGTTCTAACAAATTGTTGGTACACAGATATTTTAGAACTTGCTAGTACACAGAGATTTAAGATGTTTCTAGAATTGATATTTTGGTATAAACTAACCTCCAATGGAGATGTAAGGAACTCTGCGACCGCTACCGATGTAAAGAACATCTGAGAGAACTCCGTAAAGAGGTTTAGCcaccatgggaagaagacaAGAGTACTGCACAAGCTGAAGGGTGGATGGTTGGAGTCCGAGGGTGTTAACCATGTGGAAGTTAAGTGCAAGCCACGGGAAACATCTAGAGCCTTGCACCCAATAGCCTAAGCCACACAGAACCGAGATTCCTCCACCACCCATTTGTTCATACCTCGCCGTTTCTTCAGATTCAGACACGCCAgagtttcttctttttctggATATTGAGAGACATGAGAATGTCGTGGCTCTTTTTGATTTGGTTTCCACAATGAACAGAGTATTGCTCTTGTTCTGCTTCTCTTGCAGTTGTTGTAGTTTTGtgttaaagaaaagaaatggtgGTTTCAAGAACGTGGTTGGGGAGTTCTGGATTGATAGTAATGGATTTATCATTATGACTCTTAGAGATTCAGAGAGATGAAAACAGAGGAGGAGGAAGGTTTAGAAGAAATGTTGTCACATGCTTCGTATGTAACGGTGGGGTGTTTATGTAACTTTGGGTGCAAACTCTTAAGGATCGTTGAATCGAGGAAGGAGACGAaacaaacaagaaagaaaataaagaaaatgatatttttgaagGATCGAGAAGCGTGTGGAGAAGCAATTAGAAGGAGACAAGAACTCACTAAAGCTAAATGCAGTTTAATACTTGTCTTCCAcagataatcaaactaagaTTCTAACGTTTTTATTTAAGTAATCAACTAACGGTTGTCATGGCTTTAGAGATTGATTATTAAGGTTTCTTTTTAAGGGGACCCACAGAAAAATCGACTGTCCTATGAGATTTGAAGATCACATCTGATTACGACATGTCACTAAAGTTCTGTTATATTAATTCGGTATCACAAAAAGaataattgaattttatttagtcgACCGTAGAAAACTGATGACTACTAGGGTTGAACGGTACGTCGGTAACGAGTATTGACCACAACCACAACACTTTCTAATAGGGACGCGAGTTTCTACATGGGATTATGTGGTTTACAATTTACTTACTAGTTATTGCTTATTCACATGCAGTTGAATATAAGTATACATACTTTTCCTATACTACAAATATAATATCTAAAcggaatacaaa
Above is a window of Brassica napus cultivar Da-Ae chromosome A10, Da-Ae, whole genome shotgun sequence DNA encoding:
- the BNAA10G02700D gene encoding membrane protein PM19L — protein: MATVGRNIAAPLLFLNLIMYLIVLGFASWCLNRYINGQTNHPSFGGNGATPFFLTFSILAAVIGIASKLAGANHIRFWRNDSLAAAGSSSIVAWAVTALAMGLACKQINIGGWRGWRLRIIEAFIIILTFTQLLYVLLIHAGVFSSKYGPGYRDRDYATGQGHGHVPGTHAGEHKAGVGTTTMAV
- the LOC106371002 gene encoding probable folate-biopterin transporter 8, chloroplastic isoform X2, which gives rise to MFFTSVAVAEFLTSPLEVLAWGTMALFQGAREVLPSLIACALLSNLGASITEVAKDALVAEYGLRYRINGLQSYALMASAAGGVLGNLLGGYLLLRTPPKISFLVFTAVLSLQLLVSLSSKEESFGLPRRKETSSVVMSVKKQLSNLMEAIQEEDISQPMIWAVVSISMVPLLSGSVFCYQTQVLNLDPSVIGMSKVIGQVMLLCLTVVYDRYLKTLPMRPLIHIVQILYALSILLDYVLVKQINLGVGISNEVFVLCFSSLAEILAQFKILPFAVRLANMCPQGCEGSLTSFLASCLCLSQIVSAFLGVGLANVIGITSSNYSNLPSGIIVQSLAALVPLCFMHFVPMSEPVVEKGAKRGLSTRSRSSSRRVEKVVRQESVAYRRGRGSEEAQR
- the LOC106371002 gene encoding probable folate-biopterin transporter 8, chloroplastic isoform X1 is translated as MINPLLSIQNSPTTFLKPPFLFFNTKLQQLQEKQNKSNTLFIVETKSKRATTFSCLSISRKRRNSGVSESEETARYEQMGGGGISVLCGLGYWVQGSRCFPWLALNFHMVNTLGLQPSTLQLVQYSCLLPMVAKPLYGVLSDVLYIGSGRRVPYISIGVSLQVLAWGTMALFQGAREVLPSLIACALLSNLGASITEVAKDALVAEYGLRYRINGLQSYALMASAAGGVLGNLLGGYLLLRTPPKISFLVFTAVLSLQLLVSLSSKEESFGLPRRKETSSVVMSVKKQLSNLMEAIQEEDISQPMIWAVVSISMVPLLSGSVFCYQTQVLNLDPSVIGMSKVIGQVMLLCLTVVYDRYLKTLPMRPLIHIVQILYALSILLDYVLVKQINLGVGISNEVFVLCFSSLAEILAQFKILPFAVRLANMCPQGCEGSLTSFLASCLCLSQIVSAFLGVGLANVIGITSSNYSNLPSGIIVQSLAALVPLCFMHFVPMSEPVVEKGAKRGLSTRSRSSSRRVEKVVRQESVAYRRGRGSEEAQR
- the LOC106370103 gene encoding uncharacterized protein LOC106370103 — translated: MDHHHNHNQWRMRLLSFKNATIALTLVNLLIFLFLLQGFFTSSSRRPVSAQLRYVKEAEEIRLKMQPLELIKRVREIEQESSAGQETEQEKDVKQNTAVDLSKRLKDFRSLNDASSLKALEEWRKRKMERARQRDLEKTGGLSSSKTS